The genomic interval CGAGGTGGCGTGGGCGCTGGTGTCGCGAGCGGTGTTGTCGAGACGAAAGGCAGAGCGAGTTCGATGGGGGTTGGCGATCGCGCACTACTGGGCCGGAGCGGGATAGCGAGTGGCGCGACCCGAAAGGGTCGGGCATTGAGGCACTGCGTGGGGCGACCCACGCTCGGTCCCGGCACTAACGGCCGGTCCTCTCAGTGATGATGCCCGAAGGACGATTCCACCGTGAATTTGGAAGAAGGAGAAAGTGGAGGATCCCGCCACAGTACTACCGACCACATTCAATTCGCCAAAGTAGTGCCTGGTACTCATCCATAAGGGACCCTCCCGCCACGCATCTTCCCTCCGGCGGATATACTCCCTGCTGGGGCCTGGTCCGAAGCATACCCCCGTTAGGGAAACCTCCGGACTCCGCCACTTTTATCTCGGCGATCGGCTCGAGTGGCTGGATGGTTCGGATCAAGGTCGAATTCGTCTACAGCGGATTGCGCACCCGCAACCTTGCCCGATCGCTCCGATTCTACCAGAAGCTTGGCTTCCGGGTCTACCGACGCGGGCAGATGGGACACGGAGGCCGATGGATCCACCTCTCGTTCCCGGGCGCGGCTCAGCGACTGGAACTCAATTTCTACCCGCGAACGAACCGGTTCTTCGAGCCCATCCGCAAGGGCACCGAGTTCGATCACCTCGGCTTCCGCGTGTCCGACGTAGAGGCCTGGGAAAAGGAGCTACGCCGACGAAAGCTCCCGATCGTGGCTCGGATCCGGGAGAAACACGAAAACCTCGTGTACACTCGGGACCCGGACGGCAACTGGATCGAGTTCTTCGGTCCGGTCCCGGACTAGCTTCAGCGTCCGGAACGGGTACGTGCCGGCGGGAACGATACCAACCGATCGCCGCCGCCAGGGAGCCGGGCCAAGTGCTGTCGGATCGAGAGCGGGCGAAGTGGCCGACCCGCGAGCGCGAGGTCGAGCGCCTCATCGAACGAATGCAACCTCACGTCGACATGTTTGCGGATCTCGTTCTCCCGGCACGTCACCTCGGTGCTCATGCCATCGACCAGGAGTCGGGCCATCGGTGCGGGAACGGTCGTGATGAACCCGACCCAATGGGACGAGAGCCGGGGAGTAAGGAGCGGCGTAGAGATGATCCAGGATGGCGCTCCGAGCCGGTCTCCGATGCGATGGAGCATCTCGTAGTACGGCAGGACATCTGGCCCCCCCGCGTCGAACCCGCGCCCCGAGGTCTGTGGTTCGAACAGGCAACCGACGAGATATTCGACCAGATCGTCCAGCGCGATCGGCTGGCACCGGGTCCGTATCCATTGAGGACAGATCATCGCAGGGAGTCGCTCGACGAGCTGCACCATCATCTCGAACGATGCACCCCCGGCACCGAGAATGATCGCCGCCCGCAAGG from Thermoplasmata archaeon carries:
- a CDS encoding NAD(P)H-binding protein, which codes for MPEPRANPILVLGATGFVGRRVTEVLLKRGHPVRALVRPHGTPRPSPPGLVRVTGDLLDPSELTGAFEGVGTVYYLVHSMASRNRSVDFAHLDRQIARNTVRAATRAGVERIIYVGGLGRGSIESSPHLESRQEVEEILASGSPSLTTLRAAIILGAGGASFEMMVQLVERLPAMICPQWIRTRCQPIALDDLVEYLVGCLFEPQTSGRGFDAGGPDVLPYYEMLHRIGDRLGAPSWIISTPLLTPRLSSHWVGFITTVPAPMARLLVDGMSTEVTCRENEIRKHVDVRLHSFDEALDLALAGRPLRPLSIRQHLARLPGGGDRLVSFPPARTRSGR
- a CDS encoding VOC family protein, with protein sequence MVRIKVEFVYSGLRTRNLARSLRFYQKLGFRVYRRGQMGHGGRWIHLSFPGAAQRLELNFYPRTNRFFEPIRKGTEFDHLGFRVSDVEAWEKELRRRKLPIVARIREKHENLVYTRDPDGNWIEFFGPVPD